The region TACCAGAGGCAAACGCATTAGGAATATTACTAAAGTCAATATTTTGAATGAGCTCCAAATCTGCTTGTGGATCAATACCGTGCTGTTTCAGAACGTATTCACCTACCATCTGAGGCATACCACCTACACGTTGACCTAGAAATACGGAATCATTCAGTTGATCCCAAGAGAAGGAATCATGCTCTTCTCTGGCTACCAAAAAAGTCCCATCCGTTTGAGTCAATTGTGCGAAGTTGATAATTGGATCATCTGTTCCTTGCTGATACACATAAATACTTGTTTCGCTTCCGACAAGAGCTATGTCTGCTCCATCGGATATAAGAGTCGTCATCGTCTTGTCACCACCCCAGGCTGTAGTGATCTCAACCTCCAACCCTTGCTCCTCAAAAAAGCCCTTCGTTACCGCTACATAAAGCGGAGCGTAAAAAATAGATCTCGTTACCTCAGCCACTCGTACCTGCTCTAGCCCGTTAGTCGAGGAGGAACAAGCGGCTAAGCTGACCA is a window of Bacillus horti DNA encoding:
- a CDS encoding ABC transporter substrate-binding protein, producing the protein MGWLRIILCVVLVLTMVSLAACSSSTNGLEQVRVAEVTRSIFYAPLYVAVTKGFFEEQGLEVEITTAWGGDKTMTTLISDGADIALVGSETSIYVYQQGTDDPIINFAQLTQTDGTFLVAREEHDSFSWDQLNDSVFLGQRVGGMPQMVGEYVLKQHGIDPQADLELIQNIDFSNIPNAFASGTGEYVQLFEPQATLFEKEGIGHIVASFGAESGQIPYTVFMSKQSYINDNADTIQRFTNAIYKAQQYVYATPTEEIAEAILPFFEDTDLDIVISVINRYAEQESYAPTPILQEESWLLLQEIIDQAGELEQIVEYDTLVETRFAEQAINQ